The genomic region taaaacaatattttttaaaaaattaacttgaataaactaattaaaaaaaattaccaaaatCCAAAGGTCGTAACTcgtaaattaaataagaaaaaagggaaagacCATATTTTGCGCAAGTCAACCAACACGAAGAAGCATTATGGCGAAGCTGATATAAGATTGAAAATGAAAAGTGAATAAAGAATAATTAAACAAGTCATCTTTATTTTGTCTCCATGTGCATATACAAttacaaatattatatatataaaagaaaaaaaattattcttttatatGTTTACTTGTTCATGTCTTATTAGACTTCTAAATTACTCACTTCCTTAATATTAGGAGCATTTTTTATCGGTTGTTTTAGGTAAATGTTTTTTCAATGCTACACAAAAAAGTAGCAACAAAATACATAGGGACTGAATTAATACATAATAAGTTAACAACTAATTTAGCGGCGGTACATTtttttaagtattttcaggttNNNNNNNNNNNNNNNNNNNNNNNNNNNNNNNNNNNNNNNNNNNNNNNTTATAAAAATCTTATCAATTAGAAAAAGAAATTatctttataaatttaaattattcataTAAAAACGTAGTAAATATATGGTTAAAATCTAATCATATAGTAAGAAGCGGAATATTCTTGACTTAATACATAATATTTAAGTAACAATCTATGTTCTAAAGCTATTTATAcaccaaaatcagtcactaaaatcaaccaccaatatatttgtatataaatatatgagtagtttaatttatttttaatatgtatttgtgttctaatatgtattttatactcaTAGTTGACTTTGGTAGCTGATTTTGATATATACGTAGCATAATCGATGttctaaaatataaaagaaaaagttaTTTATACCAAAGATAAGATATTGGAATTCTCAATgatattaattatattaaaaattgttttttataaataataaattgcATTCTTAACAAATGTTTAAGAATCAAGTTTGTTTTTACTGCATGGAGTTATCACTATTATTGGTGTACTAtcatataattaaatatttatttttttatttttaaatacagAGAGAAGTAGATGAAattaatttgtattaaatttacaTTTTATATTGAAATTTTctaatttatataataaatccACGATCCACCCCTTATCAAGTGTCCAAAGCAAGACACTAATTAAATAAGTCTCGGGTCGTAAATAATAGTTGGATGGGGTAATCATGTTGTTAAACTCCGGTGATTTTCTTTTCTTACTTTCCTGAAATGGTTTTAAGTGGGAGTCATTTGCAGCATGATTCGATAAAgctttacttttatttttgttgtcTTGGACCtgtcatttttttgttttgtaaaatatatattatatactataaactattttaaacttgaaatagtaattttaatttaaggtttccttattttagatttttttgttCAAAATATGTTAGAAAAAGTTTGGTTGCAAATTATTAATTATAGGTTTAAGTTTTATAATGGGTGATTTGTAGGCTTACTTGTTTGTTAGGTAcggttagttttatttttatttttttaatttcttttcatcattattttatttaattattttcatcCTCGTTATTATTACTAGTTACTAGtattatatacaaaaaaaaaggacCAGTTTTTTATAAAGTGGTGGAGAAAGTTCTTTCGTTTTCACACctgcattttaattttttgcgAGGTGACACATTTATTGTTAACAAAAGGATATATTTAGATACCAAAAACAAAAggatctatttttttttctaaatggtttttaattataaattatttccATTAAGGTAGACTTTTGGCAGCTGAAGTTATGgcattttgaaattttaaaagtaGTTTATTAGAATTTTCAGTATTTTAGTAACTTACTTCTTTTTTTTAACAGCAAATACTTCATGAAATACAAgtaaaaaagttaataaaatacAAGCGTAGTTAGCACAAAAACAAAGAGTGGTTGTTACATGAAATAAATCCATTATATACACAATGTAAAAAACTTTAGAGCAACAGCTAATCAAATTGCAAGCAGGTAAGCGTAGGAATTAATCCCTAAAATAAATACATAGGATTATACAGTAATTACAAACCTAAAAAAATTTGTCAAATATGGCAAATCATAGTGGACAATTATCACAGCAGGTGACTATTCATCATAATTTAGCAAATAACAATAAACTTTTCTTGatggactatatatatatataaatgctaCGTGCACACAAAATCAGTTACAATGTATttgtatatagatatatatgttgtttaattcatttttaatgtgtattttatattttaaaatatattctataCAGTTGACTACATGAttttgtgtgtgtgtatatattgtTCACCTTCTTTTTGCCACCCAAGCAAAGCCTCATGGGATCTTGATGGACAATATATACTATGAAGTTATTTTGCACTATATctgcttttcttttctgtttgttttTCTTGTCCTTATTGGCATTTATAATACAATAATACTTTGTCGACAGGAATCTCCATTTGGAAAAATATTTGCAAGCTTCTAAACTATATATTTAGCACTTGTTTTTAATTATAGTGTTTAAAATCCATATGAAAAGCGAGGAATGAATAGATGAAGATGcatatggtttatgatttaggatatTTATATTCTACTTGGGATAGGGAGTCTGATCGCTGTTTGTTTGCAATCTTTCCTGCTCGATTTGTTAGGTCCAAGGTGGTGGAAATACTGGAAATGCTTTGACTTGTGCTGCTCGTCTTGGCTTAAAGCCAAGGATAATTTCTAAGGttcctattttcttttctttttctctatttttatcttgtgcttaaattttatatttatttaaaagaatGGGATAACAATGAATGATCCAACTATAAGCCTTAGTTATAGTAGAAGCCTTGATACTTTTTCATAAACCAACTTCCTTAAAAGCTTAAGCTGCTGGTTAGAGGCACATAAATAGTTATATATCTAATAGTTTCAATGATATTCTACTCAACTTAATGGTGTAGATAATTTCtattgatttttgtttttctgaaataATTACTAGATTGCAAATGATCCTCAAGGCAGGGCCTTGGTAGAGGAGCTAGAAGCTGAAGGGATTGACACCTCTTTCATGGTGGTATGTATATATATCAAACTTTCCtttgttttctagatctgaatgaATAGCTCGAGTTGAGTATGTTTGCAGTTTCTTGTACATTTTTATcgaaaaaaggaaacaaaaagataggataatATATATGGGCAGCCGGGCAGGGTTTGAGGAAGGATTGCTTCCAAAGAGTATAATGTAGGCCATCTAATCAAATAATCACATCAACCATTCTCCAAGGCTCCCCTTTAGATAGGATAATATATATAGCATTTATAATTTAAGACTTATCCTAAAATTGTTTAATATTTGTGTTtatacaacaataacaacaaagccttgtcccactaagtggggtcatCTACATGGATCAAACGACACCATTGAGttctatcatgtatcatgtctacaaagagaccgtttacatgtagatctcgtttgaccacctcatagatggtcttcttaggtcttcctctgtctTTCACCCCTTCTCCGTCTTCCATCTCATCTACCCTCCTGACTGGTGCTCTGTcgatcttcttctcacatgtccaaaccactagagatgcgattctaccatcttttccatAATAAATGCTACTCCAattctctctcttatatcttcgtttcttattctatccaatcgcgtatgaccacttaTTCATCTTAACATCTTTCTCTTTGtcacacttaacttatgttcgtgctTCTCTTTGGCTGCCCAATATTCTGTACCATAAAGTATAGCCGGTCTAATAGCAGTGTGATAGAATAGAATATCCCGCTGCAAGTACAATTGGTAGGTAAACTTGGAACTTTTTCCATATCAGTAGTTTTATAACCATGAATCGATTCATGAGAAAATTTTGTACTACTATTTTACTTCTCTCGCCAATTGCTTTGACTAAGGCAAGCAAATTAAAGCAGCAAGTTCAACCAGTTCAATCTTGATTGTTTTGGTAATTAATCTTTCACCAAAATCTATTTCCATTTGTTTCCAGATCTCCAAGGAGGGGACTACACCATTTAGCTACATCATTATTGACAACCAAACGTATGTGCCATTGCTTAAATGGTCTACCCAATATTTCAATTGAATAAATGTGTttcaaagaaacaaaagaatGCATGATGATGATATTTATATCCAATGAAAATAATCTATGTTAGAGATGAAACTTGAATTAAAGTGTTAACGAAAATGCTACAAATTCCTTGGTGTTTATGATATATCTCCATCTTAAGTTTTCTTGTTAGATAGATTGCCATTAACCATAATCATGATGTTTTAAAATTTAGGAAAACACGCACTTGCATATTCACTGAAGGATATCCTAAAATGATACCGGAAGATCTTCCACGACCTCGTTTGTTATCTGCATTGGATGGAGCGAAATTGGCTTATTTTGATGTAAGAATGCCAGAAACTGCTCTTCTCATTGCTCACGAGGTAAGTTAAATAAGTTAGttctttcataaaaaaatttatcttttcaaattttcatgattgTAATTGTTACAATGTACTCTTCTTCTGAAGAGGTTACTAACTCCAACAATGCCGATCATTGACGGTAGGAGAATTAGCAGTGAAAAGTCGAGGCTACGTTTCTGTTCGAATcaattaagaaaaaaagaaaactatATATGAACTTTTAGTGGATTCATAAACTTTTCACATACTGTTCAATGAATCTTAAACtgatttaattatattttgttcttGTAGGCATTTAATCGAAAAATACCTATCTTAGTTGATGTTGAAAGGCCAAGGGAAGGATTGGACGAACTCCTACCACTGACAGATTATGTTATATGCTCGGAAAAATTTCCACAGGCAAGTAACACTGTTGTCATGAAGTAGAATTTCTcagaaaaatgcttgtgaaattTTCTATTAGGTTGGATTATTCTTAGACTCCAAGATTTCATGAGAGGATCATGAAATTTATTTAACTGATATTTAGCTTTCTATTGTAGCCAAAGAATGACATAGAAAAGTATTGACAAACACAACATGGAAATGTGAAGATATGAATTTATCTGATTGAAATTGAATGTTTATCTGATTCATTGTGATAAATGATTTTCTTAACTGAGTCATAACTTCTTACACTGACATCTTGTCAGGCTTGGACGAGAGCATCGACTATTCCAAGAGCACTTGTTTCGATCATGTTAAGGCTTCCAAGACTCAAATTTGTAATCGTGACTTTAGGAAAGAATGGCTGCATAATGCTTGAGCAACTTGCGGATGGTGAACATACTTTTTCTACCCTCTTGTTTTGATCTTGTGAAATTGGATTCATATGCTAGAATAGGGAGAAAAACTATAGCATCTGGTTGAATAACCATCTTTTGTGAATTTGATTTCTTTATAGAAAGTAAGTTGCAAAGTTCTTTTCGCAGAGAGTCCCCTATTAGAAGAAATTGATATCGATAGCGACTTGGAGTCACTATCAAAGTCGAAGGATGATAGCACCATGCCTACAATCATAGCCTCGGTATAACTGAGCGAAACTAGAAACTTTTTATCCAACTGAAATTTGAGATGTGATGTATTAGGAAAGTTTGCCACCTTTTAGAAGTAGTTATTGATTTAGTTGAGCTATTACTAGTTATTTTAAATCTTGGCAAATACTACTTGTATTGATCTTTTTTTCCGGTTAATCCTTCCAGTCCATAACAAGATTTACTGCAGAAGGAATAGGATCCGTGTGTGGAAGGTTATCTATTGGGACTGCTGAAAAGATTCCAGAATCAGAGATTATTGATACAACTGGTGCCGGGGACGCATTTGTTGGAGCTATTTTATATGGTATGCGGAAACTCTTCCCATTACCTTTTTGCATTTACAAGCTTGAATTGTGTGATTTTCACATTCAGATAAACCATATGAGGATAATTCATCAATTCTACATAGACTTAAATTTTGTTGTCCTTTACTTCTAGTGTTAACAGGCCAAGTTTAGACATGATTCATAATAGATCACACTAGCATCATTTGATCCATGTAGCCAACTCCATTTAGCGGGGCGAgactttttgttgttgttgcttctAGTCTTGGATAGTATTTTGTTTTGCTGATTGGTACCTTCATTGTTTGATGATACAAGTATACAACTGCAAAATTTACAAAGCcttttattttatatgtatttgcAGCTATATGTGCCAACTTTGATCCAAGGGCAATGTTGCCATTTGCTTCTTATGTGGTAAGCAATCATTTAATTGAAGATGGCATAATATGGATTTATAATCAGTGTTAGGAAGAATAAAACAGGATTTCACACAGATGCACAATATTCATGTGTTGGTTAATACTTAATAGACTTTGAAAAGATCAAATCTTTTGAGAAGAAAAGTGTTTCAACTTTCAAGGACTAAAATGGATTCATTTAACAGTTTGTATGAAAATTGGAAGACAATGAAGCCCATACCAATTACCAGTTTATATAATGTCACATAGTGAATTTGAGGTTAGATATATAATTATTGACGTGTTTCTGTTTTTCTGATCTGCCTAGTAACTTGAGCGTTCAGGATGAATAATTTATCATGATATATTATCAGAGTCTCTATGAACATAATGTCAAAAAGTTTGATCCTTACTACCTCGTTGTTTAATGTCAACCGTAGGCTGCGGCCAACTGTAAAGCTCTTGGAGCTCGAAGTGGTCTTCCATATCGCACCGATCCATATTTGGTATCAGTATTTGCTCCGCGCTGGTAGAAACTCAAAGCAATTGTGAAATCTCCAATGTAATATGTGCAAGAAAAATAATGATTCACAATACAAAATTGAGCCTTTACATGATCTCAGTTTGTAACTTAGCATTTTGTTAAGCTTGCCCTTTGCACAAGTTTTTATAGCATTTGTTCTGTTGGTGATACTAAGTGTACAAGTGTTTTTGACAACCAAGTCTGACCAAGTTGAAAGAAGGTGGAGGAGATGCTGGAATTGAAGTTGAATGCGTGAATAACAGAGATGAAAAAACACATAAAGATACTTAGTTAGAGTtggttacaaaaataacttattcacctaatattttttttttttttttgtcgttNNNNNNNNNNNNNNNNNNNNNNNNNATGAATTTTTCAAGAAATGTCAGGATTGTTTTTGCTCATTTTTTATGGTAGTTTTTATTAGTGCTATTAAATAGAAATgtttaactttttcttttttgttagaGTGAACTACCAACTCGGTTGCTGTCTATTTCTCAGAATGATAACGCAACTCCTTAAAATAAAAACTCCCTGCCCTCTACTTTCGTGACACAACGTGGTCCCTGTGGGTGTTTTTCCGTCAACTCTAAACGGAAAATGCTGATGTGTCAGGTTCATAAATGGACAGGGGCTTAATTGTCTCTAAATTCAAATTGGTTAGAAGTTTATTTGTCCttattctttaaataatatttttttaaaaaaattttattcattatattaatattcttttttcaataaattattgaatatacggtataataagtacaaactaataaataaattattcaaatttaaaaatatcttttattaTGAAACTGAATAAATAATTCTCAAATATAATtttcaaatatatataaataataaatattaaaatttggttaatacattaataataataacctTATGATATACTATTAGTATTATGATTTAGATaatttttacaataaaataaaaactaatgaacACATTATTTAATATATAGTAAAAATTTTTTGagtaataacaaatttaatttttttatctctttaaactaaattaataattctaTTTGATATCTTTACACTAAAATACACTATGAGTAGGCTACTAATACTAAATGAAATAAAACATAACATGAATgaattcttttttttatccttttaagcATGGATTGACATGAATACCAAACAAGTAACCACAAataatatacaaatatattaatatattgaTATTGATGGTACTATCTTTTGTTTTCTCTCgttcatttaaattgagaaagtatTTTGTACTAGTGACTAATTTATTATCCCTTTTGTTACCATAAATTATATCTAAGAATTGATATTTgattgttattaatatatttttaaaaacatgtatttaatttttaagtttaattttattttataattttatatttttatttaattataaccgGATTAACTGGATAAATTAGTGACTCAacggttgaaccagtgacctaATCGTATGACCAGGTCAATTACCGATTCGATTCTGATAACTATCTGCAAAAGTCATTCGAGTGGAAGACCATTGCATCACTCTTCGCATAATACAACTTTATGACTGGAGGGTAGTACATGCAGGATGGATGGTGGATTGGAAAAACTATCACAACACTCGGTTGCGAGAACAACATCCCCTTTCAATTTGGAACTTTAGACTTCCTATTGATTATCGCGATTGGTACTTAAATTTGTTCTTAGTATGGCTAAGATTGTCCAAGGGAGTTCTTCAGCAACCACCTCAGCAACAACAATTTCTCAGTATCCAATGTTTGAACCATAAACTCTTTTGTGTAAATAGCTCATTCAACTGATAATATGTTGCTCGGACAAGCCCAACATAGGAAGATTTCGAGCACCCTTGATCACTGAAATTATGCACTCGACAAGGTTTGTCGTCATGTGGCCCCATTGACGTCAAATGCCAATACCCACTTTGTAACTCCGATGTTGTCACACCATCAGGTATATGCCTTGCCTCGCTCTTGCAACCTCTTGTAGTTGATGTTGTACTCTTCTACTGTCCttgtgttgagttaagaaattaactaaattaattagttatgacaaacattatttttgggcaaaataaataattagtgttgattaatttaattgcatattactaattatttataaaatgttgcagctcaaaatttgaattacaGCCCTAAGGAATGAAAAATAAAACAAGGCTAATGGGTTAATGACAAAAACGAAGCCCATAAGGAAACAAGgctgaaaaaaaaacaaaacggaCAAAAAAAAAGGAAGTGATCCGATCCAAGCCCTGGTACTTCACTTGGTTTAAACTCTTTCCATGTGCTTCAACCAAAAGCAACGTACACTTCTCTGTCTCAGTCAAATCACAGAAGTAAGAAAAAGTGCTTAGTTCCTAAGCTAGTTatgaaagaagaggaaagaaagagaaggttagGCAAGAAAGGCTGAGGtcaaatcaacaagatcaaaccAAATCCAacttaggttaaaggtaacccatttcctcttacatgcaacacactttcttctcttcatctttaaCTCTCTGTATCTCCATTTTGAGCTATATGAAAAAGAGGATTTCTGTTCCTCTCTGCTGTGAATCCACAGTCTCAAAcatgtcttggggaccaagttggttttcaagggctcagatcaagttgaccattggaagactcttgtggttgctgctttatggctttcggtcaagatgaagaagtcagaagcaaagtttctactctaaggtttattgagaaaaagtgaatctgtgggttggtgaaactcaaggctcaaggtgttaaccttggaagaagaacccagcaacatgcaaggagataaaagatgactttctgctcattcagaagtaaggagagaaaaccagagttgtGTGAGTAGTGTTCTgtaaagaagttcctctacttggataatgctttctttcaaagaagcattcagcCAATACTGCAGAACTCAAGCTGAGGTTTGCAAATTTGATTTTGCACATAGcgaagaggctgttgatgaagtcaatctctttcatgttttacagattgtgatgtacttttctatatttatctttctgtaatttcttgtgagaaaaggcattgtgagaaagctcaagtaaaagccatgagtggaaaaaggctgagtgatacacttgagagaaaagcctagagtttatttcagatttctttaggtatgtctgtgtcttgtatcttgtacatgtaaggtatccctttcttagttgggttagcactaagagtgaatagttaggaattagcatagccaatgtcaagttaggttagaacttgagtgagaaaggattgtgtcaatcttgtggaattggtgtatgtaatactgttaactatagtggaaatttctccattgttgtggaggagactggacgtaggttgcatagcacaaggcaaccgaaccaggatatatgctggtgttagcttttctcttctctgcactgttctgttttctgatttttatgagacaaaaataaattgtctcataaatttccgctgctgaattcaaacagaatcagaattgaaagtttgttttaaaagggtcATAACAGCAACTAAAAAGAACGGCATAGAtttaaccccccttctctaagcctaccacaaccttcaattggtatcagaagctaaggtctcaagaatcaagcttaaccgcttggagcaaagatccaatggcgaacaacctgggcacaaccacagttgcctacaccctcactgaaggccagtcaaacaaccggccacctttctttAACGGGAAGAACTattcctactggaaagaaaggataaggatttttatccaatccattgactacaacatatggaagatcgttgtgagcggtcccaagatcccaacaaaaacaagtgctgatggagtggtgactccaaaagaagaagctgaatggaatgaagatgataagaagaagatagagctgaatgctaaagcaatcaaccttcttcactgtgctatcagctttgaagagtaccggaaggtgtctagatgcaagacagccaaagaaatctggaaaaaactccaggttacacatgaaggcactaaacaagtcaaaaAAACGAgaattgatatgctgcgaaaagagtacgagatgtttagcatgaaggatagagaaagcattgatgaagcgtttgagagattttcaatcataatcaacaaccttgatgctatgggtacaaactatgcagaacaaaccttggtgagaaaactccttagaagcctcacaaaagaatggaaaaacactgccactgtcctaaccgagagcaacaacataagtcccataacctatgatgagctgagaggaaaactccttgcctatgaagccacacacaaAAACATAGACTCAAAGAataaaaaagggaatagccctcaagtcacaaatagaaccaaaagagagtgagtctagtgatggtatttcagatgatgagcttttgttttttgctaggagatttagaaggatgatgaagaacaagggcaaatacaagggttcaagtttaaaggagcacaagatcgacttgagcaaagtgacgtgccatcactgcaaggaggctggacacttcaaaCTAAACTGTCCAAAGCTTAAAAAGGAGGATaaaggaaagaaggaaagaaagagagtACTCATGgtagcttgggaggatcttgagaacgactcaaatgaagaagaagaatctgaaggagatgacaaagactgctttatggctggaaacaacaatcttgatgaggtaaattactatgatTTGACTATTGAGGATttacatgctattattgatgatcttactttaaacacctcaaaactgcttgacaagtacaatgaatgcagatctgaaagagatgtgttaagagctgaaaatgatttttttaaaagaaaaagtgaaggaaactgaatgtgctttggacatcattgaagaaaacagatttttaaaatctgaacttgaaaaattaaaaggaaagcacattgtggatccttctcatgagttaattactgaaaataaaagattaaatgatatgattaaaagactgaatggtgacttagcaaaatttgctcaaggttccagtaacttggacaaattacttgcaagtcaaagaccattgtttgaaaaatctggtttaggctacatagccaaggaagatgcaaTTTCCAAtacttcctctataaaatttgtggcttcttcatca from Arachis ipaensis cultivar K30076 chromosome B02, Araip1.1, whole genome shotgun sequence harbors:
- the LOC107625124 gene encoding ribokinase isoform X1, with the protein product MVISKEGTTPFSYIIIDNQTKTRTCIFTEGYPKMIPEDLPRPRLLSALDGAKLAYFDVRMPETALLIAHEAFNRKIPILVDVERPREGLDELLPLTDYVICSEKFPQAWTRASTIPRALVSIMLRLPRLKFVIVTLGKNGCIMLEQLADESPLLEEIDIDSDLESLSKSKDDSTMPTIIASSITRFTAEGIGSVCGRLSIGTAEKIPESEIIDTTGAGDAFVGAILYAICANFDPRAMLPFASYVAAANCKALGARSGLPYRTDPYLVSVFAPRW
- the LOC107625124 gene encoding uncharacterized protein LOC107625124 isoform X3; amino-acid sequence: MVISKEGTTPFSYIIIDNQTKTRTCIFTEGYPKMIPEDLPRPRLLSALDGAKLAYFDVRMPETALLIAHEAFNRKIPILVDVERPREGLDELLPLTDYVICSEKFPQAWTRASTIPRALVSIMLRLPRLKFVIVTLGKNGCIMLEQLADESPLLEEIDIDSDLESLSKSKDDSTMPTIIASSITRFTAEGIGSVCGRLSIGTAEKIPESEIIDTTGAGDAFVGAILYGCGQL
- the LOC107625124 gene encoding uncharacterized protein LOC107625124 isoform X2; translated protein: MIPEDLPRPRLLSALDGAKLAYFDVRMPETALLIAHEAFNRKIPILVDVERPREGLDELLPLTDYVICSEKFPQAWTRASTIPRALVSIMLRLPRLKFVIVTLGKNGCIMLEQLADESPLLEEIDIDSDLESLSKSKDDSTMPTIIASSITRFTAEGIGSVCGRLSIGTAEKIPESEIIDTTGAGDAFVGAILYAICANFDPRAMLPFASYVAAANCKALGARSGLPYRTDPYLVSVFAPRW